ATCGCTTCCTTGCTCGGCATGCTGCGCGTGGACATCGTAACCATTAATGGGGTAGATGGAAGGTATCGCGGCATGCTCGTTCAAACAGATCATGATCAGCAGATTAAACGTTTTGAGTTAATCGCGTCTACTATGGACACGATTGTCATTCATAAGATCAGAGAACCCAAATTGCGGGATGTTCTGGCTGTTCGTCATGGACATTATATCCAGCGCGGGACGGATGACCGGAAAACATTCCAGTTCATACGCAGTGAACTGGGAATTCTAGTAGACTTTTTAGCCGAAATCTTTAAACAGGATGGTCATAAGTTAATTGGTGTTCGCGGGATGCCGCGGGTAGGCAAGACGGAATCAGTGGTGGCAGCGAGTGTCTGTGCCAATAAGAAATGGGTGTTTCTGTCTTCTACGATGATTAAACAAACGGTGCGCACAAGCATGATGGGTGATGAGTTTTCAGATGATAACATCTTTATTTTAGATGGGATCGTCACACGCAAATCGTCTGATGAACGGCATATGCAGCTGGTTCGTGAAATTATGGGATTGCCTACGATCAAAGTGGTTGAACATCCTGATATGTTCGTCAAGCAATCAGAATATACTATTGATGATTTTGATATCATTATAGAGTTGCGGACACACGTTGATCAGGAAATTACTTACGATATCTTGGAAAAGAATGATCAAATGTCAACCCGCAATCCCATGGGCGGATTTGATATGTTTAATTGATAGAGATTAGTTAGGTGGGTGTTGAACTTGCTCGGAATCGGTGCACGTTTAAAAGAAGCAAGAATTGCAAAAGGATTAACATTGGAAGATTTGCAGGACAGTACCAAAATCCAAAAACGTTATCTGTCGGCAATTGAAAATGAGGATTTCAAGGTGATCCCCGGTGCGTTTTATGTGCGGGTTTTCATCAAACAATATGCTGATTCAGTCGACATGGATGCGGATGAGATTTTGTCGCTGTATCAGAAGGAATATGAAAGCATTGTTCAGGACGAACAGGAAAAAGTAACCCCAGCAACTATGCAGCGCAGTGCGGGGACAAAGCAGTACAGCGAGTTAAAAGCGGCATTGCCTAAAATTATTGTGGCGGCATTCATTATCATGATATTTGTCATAGTTTATGTGTTACTAAGGGACAAAGCGGCAGAATCGGGGATTGGAAGTGACACACCGCAAGGCGATATGTCCGAATTAACGCAGACGGATACTGCTGAAGTTGAAAAGCCGAAGAAACCATTCGAACACGCTTCCACTGCAGGCGAGACGTCTACTTTTGTTGTGTCAGACCCCGACAAATTAAGAGTAATCGTGAAAACGACAGGCAATTCATGGATCTCTGTGACAGATCAGGACGGCGAAGAACGTATGCCTGATAATAGGGGCAGAGTAGTGAATGATGGAGAAACGATTGAGATCGATGCTGACGACGCTGACAGTCTGAGAATTCGGGTCGGTAACACGAACTTTGCAAAATTGACTGTTAACGGACAGCGGGTGGATTATCCAACTGACCTGATTACACAAAATATTGTTATGAAAAAGCCGTAGAAAAATAGTCATCTAAAAAGGTGACTATTTTATTATTCAGATGCACAACATGAATGTCAGGAAGGTGGACTTGCAATGAATTTGCCAAATAAAATTACGCTCTCCAGAGTATTGATGATTCCCTTTTTCATCCTGTTTCTTGCAGTAGATTTCGGCTGGGGATTGATTCGGCTGGGCGGAGTGGAAATGCCGGCAGAACATTTAGTAGGCGCAATTATTTTTATCATCGCATCAACAACAGATTGGCTGGACGGCTACTTAGCCAGAAAAAATAATCTGGTAACAAATATGGGGAAGTT
The Sporosarcina sp. P33 genome window above contains:
- a CDS encoding DUF3388 domain-containing protein, whose translation is MGEWYVEYEIQVNRPGLLGDIASLLGMLRVDIVTINGVDGRYRGMLVQTDHDQQIKRFELIASTMDTIVIHKIREPKLRDVLAVRHGHYIQRGTDDRKTFQFIRSELGILVDFLAEIFKQDGHKLIGVRGMPRVGKTESVVAASVCANKKWVFLSSTMIKQTVRTSMMGDEFSDDNIFILDGIVTRKSSDERHMQLVREIMGLPTIKVVEHPDMFVKQSEYTIDDFDIIIELRTHVDQEITYDILEKNDQMSTRNPMGGFDMFN
- a CDS encoding RodZ domain-containing protein, giving the protein MLGIGARLKEARIAKGLTLEDLQDSTKIQKRYLSAIENEDFKVIPGAFYVRVFIKQYADSVDMDADEILSLYQKEYESIVQDEQEKVTPATMQRSAGTKQYSELKAALPKIIVAAFIIMIFVIVYVLLRDKAAESGIGSDTPQGDMSELTQTDTAEVEKPKKPFEHASTAGETSTFVVSDPDKLRVIVKTTGNSWISVTDQDGEERMPDNRGRVVNDGETIEIDADDADSLRIRVGNTNFAKLTVNGQRVDYPTDLITQNIVMKKP